A genomic window from Megalobrama amblycephala isolate DHTTF-2021 linkage group LG2, ASM1881202v1, whole genome shotgun sequence includes:
- the LOC125254950 gene encoding mucin-2-like isoform X1, protein MATTQPTTSPPTTTQPQTTTETTSTTQTDISTTPASTSESTTMATTQPTTSSPTTTQPQTTTETTSTTQTEISTTPVFTSDPTTAAQTTTVIQPTSTETTTQTETSTISASSSEPTTIAESTLVVQTTTTETTSSIQTETSTTPESTSESTTMATTQPTTSPPTTTQPQTTTETISTTQTDISTTPASTSESTTMATTQPTTSPPTTTQPQTTTETTSTTQTDISTTPASTSESTTMATTQPTTSSPTTTQPQTTTETTSTIQTEISTTPASTSEPTTAAQTTTVIQPTSTETTTQTETSSISASSSEPTTIAESTLVVQTTTTETTSSIQTETSTTPESTSESTTMATTQPTTSPPTTTQPQTTTETTSTTQTDISTTPASTSESTTMATTQPTTSSPTTTQPQTTTETTSTTQTEISTTPASTSDPTTAAQTTTVIQPTSTETTTQTETSSISASSSEPTTIAESTLVVQTTTTETTSSIQTETSTTPESTSESTTMATTQPTTSPPTTTQPQTTTETTSTTQTDISTTPASTSESTTMATTQPTTSSPTTTQPQTTTETTSTTQTEISTTPASTSEPTTAAQTTTVIQPTSTETTTQTETSSISASSSEPTTIAESTLVVQTTTETTSSIQTETSTTPESTSESTTLATTQPTTASPTTTQLQTTTETTSTIQTDISTTPASTSESTTMATTQPTTSSPTTTQPQTTTETTSTVQTEISTTPASTSEPTTAAQTTTVIQPTSTETTTQTETSSISASSSEPTTIAESTLVVQTTTTETTSSIQTETSTTPESTSESTTVATTQPTTSPPTTTQPQTTTETTSTTQTEISTTPASTSEPTTAAQPTTVIQPTSTETTTQTETSTNSEFTSTSTAPTSTTQTTIAPTSTSTVPTSTTQSTTTAPTSTSQSTSTVPTSTTQSTTTVPTSTTQSTTVLTSTTQSTTTVPTSTTETTTAPTSTSTAPTSTTQSTTTAPTSTSQSTSTAPTSTTQSTTVPTSTTQSTTTAPTSTTETTTVPTSTTETTTALTSTSTVPTSTTQSTSTVPTSTTQSTSTAPTSTTQSTTTAPTSTTQSTTTVPTSTTQSTTAVPTSTTETTTVPTSTTETTTALTSTSTAPTSTTQSTTTVPTSTSETTTVPTSTTQSTTAPTSTTQSTTAPTSTTQSTTTVPTSTSETTTVPTSTTQSTTAPTSTTQSATTVPTSTSETTTVPTSTTQSTAPTSISTAPTSTTQSTAPTSTSTVPTSTTQSTTTAPTSTTQSIITAPTSTTQTTAPTSTSTAPTSTTQSTTTAPTSTTQTTTPTSTSTVPTSTTQTTTAPTSTTQSTTTAPSTTQSTAPTSTSTAPTSTTQTTAPISTTQTTAPTSTSTLPTSTTQSTTTAPISTTQTTAPTSTSTAPTSTTQTTAPTPTTQTTASTSTTQSIITAPTSTTQSTAPTSTTQSTTTAPTSTTQTTTPTSTSTAATSTTQSTTVPTSTTQSTTTAPSTTQSTAPTSTSTAPTSTTQTTAPISTTQTTAPTSTSTLPTSTTQSTTTAPISTTQTTAPTSTSTAPTSTTQTTAPTPTTQTTALTSTSTAPTSTTQRTVPALTSTALTSTTQTTALNSSSTAPTSSPDSPPQNITAFAYATFKLRSFVELSNDEIITYIQKFAEHIQAHFSGTIRITVKKSRKLLA, encoded by the coding sequence ATGGCTACAACTCAACCAACAACTTCCCCGCCAACTACAACCCAACCACAAACAACAACTGAAACCACATCTACAACTCAAACAGACATATCAACTACACCAGCATCTACATCTGAATCAACAACAATGGCTACAACTCAACCAACAACTTCCTCGCCAACTACAACCCAACCACAAACGACAACTGAAACCACATCTACAACTCAAACAGAAATATCAACTACACCAGTATTTACATCTGATccaacaacagcagcacaaaCAACAACAGTAATTCAACCAACATCAACTGAAACCACAACTCAAACAGAAACATCAACTATTTCAGCATCTTCATCTGAACCAACAACAATAGCTGAATCAACACTGGTAgttcaaacaacaacaactgaaaCCACATCTTCAATTCAAACAGAAACATCAACTACACCAGAATCTACATCTGAATCAACAACAATGGCTACAACTCAACCAACAACTTCCCCGCCAACTACAACCCAACCACAAACAACAACTGAAACCATATCTACAACTCAAACAGACATATCAACTACACCAGCATCTACATCTGAATCAACAACAATGGCTACAACTCAACCAACAACTTCCCCGCCAACTACAACCCAACCACAAACAACAACTGAAACCACATCTACAACTCAAACAGACATATCAACTACACCAGCATCTACATCTGAATCAACAACAATGGCTACAACTCAACCAACAACTTCCTCGCCAACTACAACCCAACCACAAACAACAACTGAAACCACATCTACAATTCAAACAGAAATATCAACTACACCAGCATCTACATCTgaaccaacaacagcagcacaaaCAACAACAGTAATTCAACCAACATCAACTGAAACCACAACTCAAACAGAAACATCAAGTATTTCAGCATCTTCATCTGAACCAACAACAATAGCTGAATCAACACTGGTAgttcaaacaacaacaactgaaaCCACATCTTCAATTCAAACAGAAACATCAACTACACCAGAATCTACATCTGAATCAACAACAATGGCTACAACTCAACCAACAACTTCCCCGCCAACTACAACCCAACCACAAACAACAACTGAAACCACATCTACAACTCAAACAGACATATCAACTACACCAGCATCTACATCTGAATCAACAACAATGGCTACAACTCAACCAACAACTTCCTCGCCAACTACAACCCAACCACAAACAACAACTGAAACCACATCTACAACTCAAACAGAAATATCAACTACACCAGCATCTACATCTGATccaacaacagcagcacaaaCAACAACAGTAATTCAACCAACATCAACTGAAACCACAACTCAAACAGAAACATCAAGTATTTCAGCATCTTCATCTGAACCAACAACAATAGCTGAATCAACACTGGTAgttcaaacaacaacaactgaaaCCACATCTTCAATTCAAACAGAAACATCAACTACACCAGAATCTACATCTGAATCAACAACAATGGCTACAACTCAACCAACAACTTCCCCGCCAACTACAACCCAGCCACAAACAACAACTGAAACCACATCTACAACTCAAACAGACATATCAACTACACCAGCATCTACATCTGAATCAACAACAATGGCTACAACTCAACCAACAACTTCCTCACCAACTACAACCCAGCCACAAACAACAACTGAAACCACATCTACAACTCAAACAGAAATATCAACTACACCAGCATCTACATCTgaaccaacaacagcagcacaaaCAACAACAGTAATTCAACCAACATCAACTGAAACCACAACTCAAACAGAAACATCAAGTATTTCAGCATCTTCATCTGAACCAACAACAATAGCTGAATCAACACTGGTAGTTCAAACAACAACTGAAACCACATCTTCAATTCAAACAGAAACATCAACTACACCAGAATCTACATCTGAATCAACAACACTGGCTACAACTCAACCAACAACTGCCTCGCCAACTACAACCCAACTACAAACAACAACTGAAACCACATCTACAATTCAAACAGACATATCAACTACACCAGCATCTACATCTGAATCAACAACAATGGCTACAACTCAACCAACAACTTCCTCACCAACTACAACCCAACCACAAACAACAACTGAAACCACATCTACAGTTCAGACAGAAATATCAACTACACCAGCATCTACATCAgaaccaacaacagcagcacaaaCAACAACAGTAATTCAACCAACATCAACTGAAACCACAACACAAACAGAAACATCAAGTATTTCAGCATCTTCATCTGAACCAACAACAATAGCTGAATCAACACTGGTAgttcaaacaacaacaactgaaaCCACATCTTCAATTCAAACAGAAACATCAACTACACCAGAATCTACATCTGAATCAACAACAGTGGCTACAACTCAACCAACAACTTCCCCGCCAACTACAACCCAGCCACAAACAACAACTGAAACCACATCTACAACTCAAACAGAAATATCAACTACACCAGCATCTACATCTgaaccaacaacagcagcacaaCCAACAACAGTAATTCAACCAACATCAACTGAAACCACAACTCAAACAGAAACATCAACTAATTCAGAATTCACTTCGACATCAACTGCGCCAACATCTACAACTCAAACAACAATTGCACCAACTTCAACATCAACTGTGCCAACATCTACCACTCAGTCAACAACAACTGCGCCAACATCTACAAGTCAGTCAACATCAACTGTGCCAACATCGACCACTCAGTCAACAACAACTGTGCCAACATCTACCACTCAGTCAACAACTGTGCTAACATCTACCACTCAGTCAACAACAACTGTGCCAACATCTACAACTGAAACAACAACTGCACCAACTTCAACATCAACTGCGCCAACATCTACCACTCAGTCAACAACAACTGCGCCAACATCTACAAGTCAGTCAACATCAACTGCACCAACATCTACCACTCAGTCAACAACTGTGCCAACATCTACCACTCAGTCAACAACAACTGCGCCAACATCTACAACTGAAACAACAACTGTGCCAACATCTACAACCGAAACAACAACTGCACTAACTTCAACATCAACTGTGCCAACATCTACCACTCAGTCAACATCAACTGTGCCAACATCTACCACTCAGTCAACATCAACTGCGCCAACATCTACCACTCAGTCAACAACAACTGCGCCAACATCTACCACTCAGTCAACAACAACTGTGCCAACATCTACCACTCAGTCAACAACAGCTGTGCCAACATCTACAACTGAAACAACAACTGTGCCAACATCTACAACCGAAACAACAACTGCACTAACTTCAACATCAACTGCGCCAACATCTACCACTCAGTCAACAACAACTGTGCCAACATCTACATCTGAAACAACAACTGTGCCAACATCTACCACTCAGTCAACAACTGCACCAACATCTACCACTCAGTCAACAACTGCGCCAACATCTACCACTCAGTCAACAACAACTGTGCCAACATCTACATCTGAAACAACAACTGTGCCAACATCTACCACTCAGTCAACAACTGCGCCAACATCTACCACTCAGTCAGCAACAACTGTGCCAACATCTACATCTGAAACAACAACTGTGCCAACATCTACAACACAATCAACTGCACCAACTTCAATATCAACTGCGCCAACATCTACAACACAATCAACTGCACCAACTTCAACATCAACTGTGCCAACATCAACCACTCAGTCAACAACAACTGCACCAACATCTACCACTCAGTCAATAATAACTGCACCAACATCTACAACACAAACAACTGCACCAACTTCAACATCAACTGCGCCAACATCTACCACTCAGTCAACAACAACTGCACCAACATCTACAACACAAACAACTACACCAACTTCAACATCAACTGTGCCAACATCTACAACTCAAACAACAACTGCACCAACATCTACCACTCAGTCAACAACAACTGCACCATCAACAACTCAATCAACTGCACCAACTTCAACATCAACTGCTCCAACATCTACAACTCAAACAACTGCACCAATATCTACAACACAAACAACTGCACCAACTTCAACATCAACTTTGCCAACATCTACCACTCAGTCAACAACAACTGCACCAATATCTACAACACAAACAACTGCACCAACTTCAACATCAACTGCACCAACATCTACAACTCAAACAACTGCACCAACACCAACAACTCAAACAACTGCATCAACATCTACAACACAATCAATAATAACTGCACCAACATCCACAACACAATCAACTGCACCAACATCTACCACTCAGTCAACAACAACTGCACCAACATCTACAACACAAACAACTACACCAACTTCAACATCAACTGCGGCAACATCTACCACTCAGTCAACAACTGTGCCAACATCTACCACTCAGTCAACAACAACTGCACCATCAACAACTCAATCAACTGCACCAACTTCAACATCAACTGCTCCAACATCTACAACTCAAACAACTGCACCAATATCTACAACACAAACAACTGCACCAACTTCAACATCAACTTTGCCAACATCTACCACTCAGTCAACAACAACTGCACCAATATCTACAACACAAACAACTGCACCAACTTCAACATCAAC
- the LOC125254950 gene encoding mucin-2-like isoform X2: MATTQPTTSPPTTTQPQTTTETTSTTQTDISTTPASTSESTTMATTQPTTSSPTTTQPQTTTETTSTTQTEISTTPVFTSDPTTAAQTTTVIQPTSTETTTQTETSTISASSSEPTTIAESTLVVQTTTTETTSSIQTETSTTPESTSESTTMATTQPTTSPPTTTQPQTTTETISTTQTDISTTPASTSESTTMATTQPTTSPPTTTQPQTTTETTSTTQTDISTTPASTSESTTMATTQPTTSSPTTTQPQTTTETTSTIQTEISTTPASTSEPTTAAQTTTVIQPTSTETTTQTETSSISASSSEPTTIAESTLVVQTTTTETTSSIQTETSTTPESTSESTTMATTQPTTSPPTTTQPQTTTETTSTTQTDISTTPASTSESTTMATTQPTTSSPTTTQPQTTTETTSTTQTEISTTPASTSDPTTAAQTTTVIQPTSTETTTQTETSSISASSSEPTTIAESTLVVQTTTTETTSSIQTETSTTPESTSESTTMATTQPTTSPPTTTQPQTTTETTSTTQTDISTTPASTSESTTMATTQPTTSSPTTTQPQTTTETTSTTQTEISTTPASTSEPTTAAQTTTVIQPTSTETTTQTETSSISASSSEPTTIAESTLVVQTTTETTSSIQTETSTTPESTSESTTLATTQPTTASPTTTQLQTTTETTSTIQTDISTTPASTSESTTMATTQPTTSSPTTTQPQTTTETTSTVQTEISTTPASTSEPTTAAQTTTVIQPTSTETTTQTETSSISASSSEPTTIAESTLVVQTTTTETTSSIQTETSTTPESTSESTTVATTQPTTSPPTTTQPQTTTETTSTTQTEISTTPASTSEPTTAAQPTTVIQPTSTETTTQTETSTNSEFTSTSTAPTSTTQTTIAPTSTSTVPTSTTQSTTTAPTSTSQSTSTVPTSTTQSTTTVPTSTTQSTTVLTSTTQSTTTVPTSTTETTTAPTSTSTAPTSTTQSTTTAPTSTTQSTSTVPTSTTQSTSTAPTSTTQSTTTAPTSTTQSTTTVPTSTTQSTTAVPTSTTETTTVPTSTTETTTALTSTSTAPTSTTQSTTTVPTSTSETTTVPTSTTQSTTAPTSTTQSTTAPTSTTQSTTTVPTSTSETTTVPTSTTQSTTAPTSTTQSATTVPTSTSETTTVPTSTTQSTAPTSISTAPTSTTQSTAPTSTSTVPTSTTQSTTTAPTSTTQSIITAPTSTTQTTAPTSTSTAPTSTTQSTTTAPTSTTQTTTPTSTSTVPTSTTQTTTAPTSTTQSTTTAPSTTQSTAPTSTSTAPTSTTQTTAPISTTQTTAPTSTSTLPTSTTQSTTTAPISTTQTTAPTSTSTAPTSTTQTTAPTPTTQTTASTSTTQSIITAPTSTTQSTAPTSTTQSTTTAPTSTTQTTTPTSTSTAATSTTQSTTVPTSTTQSTTTAPSTTQSTAPTSTSTAPTSTTQTTAPISTTQTTAPTSTSTLPTSTTQSTTTAPISTTQTTAPTSTSTAPTSTTQTTAPTPTTQTTALTSTSTAPTSTTQRTVPALTSTALTSTTQTTALNSSSTAPTSSPDSPPQNITAFAYATFKLRSFVELSNDEIITYIQKFAEHIQAHFSGTIRITVKKSRKLLA, encoded by the exons ATGGCTACAACTCAACCAACAACTTCCCCGCCAACTACAACCCAACCACAAACAACAACTGAAACCACATCTACAACTCAAACAGACATATCAACTACACCAGCATCTACATCTGAATCAACAACAATGGCTACAACTCAACCAACAACTTCCTCGCCAACTACAACCCAACCACAAACGACAACTGAAACCACATCTACAACTCAAACAGAAATATCAACTACACCAGTATTTACATCTGATccaacaacagcagcacaaaCAACAACAGTAATTCAACCAACATCAACTGAAACCACAACTCAAACAGAAACATCAACTATTTCAGCATCTTCATCTGAACCAACAACAATAGCTGAATCAACACTGGTAgttcaaacaacaacaactgaaaCCACATCTTCAATTCAAACAGAAACATCAACTACACCAGAATCTACATCTGAATCAACAACAATGGCTACAACTCAACCAACAACTTCCCCGCCAACTACAACCCAACCACAAACAACAACTGAAACCATATCTACAACTCAAACAGACATATCAACTACACCAGCATCTACATCTGAATCAACAACAATGGCTACAACTCAACCAACAACTTCCCCGCCAACTACAACCCAACCACAAACAACAACTGAAACCACATCTACAACTCAAACAGACATATCAACTACACCAGCATCTACATCTGAATCAACAACAATGGCTACAACTCAACCAACAACTTCCTCGCCAACTACAACCCAACCACAAACAACAACTGAAACCACATCTACAATTCAAACAGAAATATCAACTACACCAGCATCTACATCTgaaccaacaacagcagcacaaaCAACAACAGTAATTCAACCAACATCAACTGAAACCACAACTCAAACAGAAACATCAAGTATTTCAGCATCTTCATCTGAACCAACAACAATAGCTGAATCAACACTGGTAgttcaaacaacaacaactgaaaCCACATCTTCAATTCAAACAGAAACATCAACTACACCAGAATCTACATCTGAATCAACAACAATGGCTACAACTCAACCAACAACTTCCCCGCCAACTACAACCCAACCACAAACAACAACTGAAACCACATCTACAACTCAAACAGACATATCAACTACACCAGCATCTACATCTGAATCAACAACAATGGCTACAACTCAACCAACAACTTCCTCGCCAACTACAACCCAACCACAAACAACAACTGAAACCACATCTACAACTCAAACAGAAATATCAACTACACCAGCATCTACATCTGATccaacaacagcagcacaaaCAACAACAGTAATTCAACCAACATCAACTGAAACCACAACTCAAACAGAAACATCAAGTATTTCAGCATCTTCATCTGAACCAACAACAATAGCTGAATCAACACTGGTAgttcaaacaacaacaactgaaaCCACATCTTCAATTCAAACAGAAACATCAACTACACCAGAATCTACATCTGAATCAACAACAATGGCTACAACTCAACCAACAACTTCCCCGCCAACTACAACCCAGCCACAAACAACAACTGAAACCACATCTACAACTCAAACAGACATATCAACTACACCAGCATCTACATCTGAATCAACAACAATGGCTACAACTCAACCAACAACTTCCTCACCAACTACAACCCAGCCACAAACAACAACTGAAACCACATCTACAACTCAAACAGAAATATCAACTACACCAGCATCTACATCTgaaccaacaacagcagcacaaaCAACAACAGTAATTCAACCAACATCAACTGAAACCACAACTCAAACAGAAACATCAAGTATTTCAGCATCTTCATCTGAACCAACAACAATAGCTGAATCAACACTGGTAGTTCAAACAACAACTGAAACCACATCTTCAATTCAAACAGAAACATCAACTACACCAGAATCTACATCTGAATCAACAACACTGGCTACAACTCAACCAACAACTGCCTCGCCAACTACAACCCAACTACAAACAACAACTGAAACCACATCTACAATTCAAACAGACATATCAACTACACCAGCATCTACATCTGAATCAACAACAATGGCTACAACTCAACCAACAACTTCCTCACCAACTACAACCCAACCACAAACAACAACTGAAACCACATCTACAGTTCAGACAGAAATATCAACTACACCAGCATCTACATCAgaaccaacaacagcagcacaaaCAACAACAGTAATTCAACCAACATCAACTGAAACCACAACACAAACAGAAACATCAAGTATTTCAGCATCTTCATCTGAACCAACAACAATAGCTGAATCAACACTGGTAgttcaaacaacaacaactgaaaCCACATCTTCAATTCAAACAGAAACATCAACTACACCAGAATCTACATCTGAATCAACAACAGTGGCTACAACTCAACCAACAACTTCCCCGCCAACTACAACCCAGCCACAAACAACAACTGAAACCACATCTACAACTCAAACAGAAATATCAACTACACCAGCATCTACATCTgaaccaacaacagcagcacaaCCAACAACAGTAATTCAACCAACATCAACTGAAACCACAACTCAAACAGAAACATCAACTAATTCAGAATTCACTTCGACATCAACTGCGCCAACATCTACAACTCAAACAACAATTGCACCAACTTCAACATCAACTGTGCCAACATCTACCACTCAGTCAACAACAACTGCGCCAACATCTACAAGTCAGTCAACATCAACTGTGCCAACATCGACCACTCAGTCAACAACAACTGTGCCAACATCTACCACTCAGTCAACAACTGTGCTAACATCTACCACTCAGTCAACAACAACTGTGCCAACATCTACAACTGAAACAACAACTGCACCAACTTCAACATCAACTGCGCCAACATCTACCACTCAGTCAACAACAACTGCGCCAAC ATCTACCACTCAGTCAACATCAACTGTGCCAACATCTACCACTCAGTCAACATCAACTGCGCCAACATCTACCACTCAGTCAACAACAACTGCGCCAACATCTACCACTCAGTCAACAACAACTGTGCCAACATCTACCACTCAGTCAACAACAGCTGTGCCAACATCTACAACTGAAACAACAACTGTGCCAACATCTACAACCGAAACAACAACTGCACTAACTTCAACATCAACTGCGCCAACATCTACCACTCAGTCAACAACAACTGTGCCAACATCTACATCTGAAACAACAACTGTGCCAACATCTACCACTCAGTCAACAACTGCACCAACATCTACCACTCAGTCAACAACTGCGCCAACATCTACCACTCAGTCAACAACAACTGTGCCAACATCTACATCTGAAACAACAACTGTGCCAACATCTACCACTCAGTCAACAACTGCGCCAACATCTACCACTCAGTCAGCAACAACTGTGCCAACATCTACATCTGAAACAACAACTGTGCCAACATCTACAACACAATCAACTGCACCAACTTCAATATCAACTGCGCCAACATCTACAACACAATCAACTGCACCAACTTCAACATCAACTGTGCCAACATCAACCACTCAGTCAACAACAACTGCACCAACATCTACCACTCAGTCAATAATAACTGCACCAACATCTACAACACAAACAACTGCACCAACTTCAACATCAACTGCGCCAACATCTACCACTCAGTCAACAACAACTGCACCAACATCTACAACACAAACAACTACACCAACTTCAACATCAACTGTGCCAACATCTACAACTCAAACAACAACTGCACCAACATCTACCACTCAGTCAACAACAACTGCACCATCAACAACTCAATCAACTGCACCAACTTCAACATCAACTGCTCCAACATCTACAACTCAAACAACTGCACCAATATCTACAACACAAACAACTGCACCAACTTCAACATCAACTTTGCCAACATCTACCACTCAGTCAACAACAACTGCACCAATATCTACAACACAAACAACTGCACCAACTTCAACATCAACTGCACCAACATCTACAACTCAAACAACTGCACCAACACCAACAACTCAAACAACTGCATCAACATCTACAACACAATCAATAATAACTGCACCAACATCCACAACACAATCAACTGCACCAACATCTACCACTCAGTCAACAACAACTGCACCAACATCTACAACACAAACAACTACACCAACTTCAACATCAACTGCGGCAACATCTACCACTCAGTCAACAACTGTGCCAACATCTACCACTCAGTCAACAACAACTGCACCATCAACAACTCAATCAACTGCACCAACTTCAACATCAACTGCTCCAACATCTACAACTCAAACAACTGCACCAATATCTACAACACAAACAACTGCACCAACTTCAACATCAACTTTGCCAACATCTACCACTCAGTCAACAACAACTGCACCAATATCTACAACACAAACAACTGCACCAACTTCAACATCAAC